GGGCGACGAACCACGCGAGCACCGCGCACGCCCCCAGCGGCGCGAGCAGCACGATCAGCGTCGATGTGCGACCGCCCATCACCACCGGCGCCTTCTGCACCAGGTTCCACAGGCCAGAGTAGCGGCCCGCCTCGGTGCTGTAGGTCGTCTCCGGCAGCAGCGCGGCCGCGAGCCCGCCGACGATCGCCAGCGCAAGCAGCAGCCGCTGCTTCCGCACCGCCTCCGCCGCCGCGGGCGCGAGGAACCCCGCGTAGAACAGGCTGAACGCCCCGAACAGCGAGAGAATGAACGCTGGCGCGGCAGCATTGCCCCCCGTGTGCCGCTCCTGGAACGTCGGCGGAGTCAACCCGCCCCACAACCGGTGAAAGTACAGCACGACCAGCGCGGCCGGAACCGTCGCCGCCACCGCGAGCGCGGTCCGCGCGACCCGCAGCGCCGGATCGCGCAGGAGCGCACGCGCATCCCCCATCGCGTCGAACGGCTCGCCGTCCTGCGCGTCGCGCACACCCAGCCACGCGCCCGCCCACAGCGCCGCCGCCGCCCACAGGTGCGACTGGCGCACGAACACCAGCCCCGCCAGCAGCACCCCCCCCCCGATGATCGTCGGCGCGTCAACCCGACCCCGAAGCGCGAGCAGCAGCGCCGCAAGCACGCCCAGCCAACCCGCGTTGTCCGGCAGCAGCCACACCCCGCTGAAGAAGACGTACATCGACGCCGCCGCGGGCATCACGAGCAGCAGCGCCGCCCGCCCCGCCCTCCGGCACGCCAGCCCGAGCGCGACAAGCAACGCGACGGTGAAGAGCGACCCGACGAACTGCAACGCCCGCGGCGAGTCCGACACGAACCGCGCGAACGCCGCCAGCAGCGTGTGATACCCTGGCGTCGTCGCCGACAGATAGTCCGAGTAGTCCAGCCGCGGCCACTCCTCCGCGAACCGGAGGATGGCCGGCAGATGGAAGTTGACCTGGTCGTGCGCCCCGCGCCCCCGGGTGTTGCCCGACACGATCAACCCCCACGCCGCCAGCGCGAACACGCCCGCGGGCACAAGGCAGGGCCAGAGCGGCCCACGGTCGGTCGGGGTATGTTCGCGCGCGATCATGGGGCTTGGCTCTGCATCCGGGCGAGGGCATCCGGTAGGCTTGGGCGGGGAGGCATCGGAGGAATCAGGGTCATGACTGTACTTCGGCGTGCGCCCGGATGGTTCGCGCTGGCGTGGTTTGCTTGTTTCTGCTCGGCGCAGGAGTCGCGGGTGATCGTGAGGGCCGAGTACGAGGACTGCCTGCGCGGCATGTGGCTGGGCCAGAGCATCGCCAACTGGACCGGGCTGCTCGCCGAGGGCAAGGTGACCCAGCCGCCGTTCCTGACCGACGACGACTGGGGGATCAACCTCGGCAAGGGACCGCTGCGGTTCATCCTCGACCAGGATCCGTGGCTCGCGGACGATGACACCGACGTCGAGTACGTCTACCTGCACCTGCTCGACCAGCACGCGACGACGGAGCTCGCCGGGGAGCAGATCGCGGCGGGCTGGCTCGCGCACATGGACGACGACTATCTGTGGGTCTCGAACCAGCGCGCGCTCGACCTGATGCGGCTCGGGCTGATCCCGCCGGAGACGGGCTTCTGCAACGCCAACGAGTTCTGGCTGAAGATCGACGCCCAACTCACGACGGAGTTCTTCGGCGCGCTCGCCCCCGGCATGCCCGGCGAGGCGCTCGAGATGGCGGACCTGCCCATCCGAACGACGGCGCGGAGCCACGCGGCCCACGCGGCGCAGTTCCACGTGCTGCTCTACTCGCTCGCCGCCCTCGCGGACCGCTCGCTCCCGATGGAGGACCGCATCCTGTGGATGGTGGAGGAGGCACGGCGGTATCTGCCCGATTCGTCCAAGGCGGCGGACATTGTGGACTTCGTGCTGGCTGATTTCCTCGACAACCCGGACCCGGACGACTGGGAGCGAACGCGCGACCTCGTCTACGACCGGTACCAGTTGAACGCCGAGGCCAACGGCTTTCGCTATCGCAACTGGACTGAGTCCAGCGTCAACTTCGCCGCGGGGCTGATCGCCCTGCTGTACGGTCGTGGGGACTTCCTTCGCACCGTGCAGATCGGCACGCTCACCGGCTGGGACTGCGACAACGGCACGGCCACGATGGGGGGCCTTCTGGGCCTGATGCTCGGGCACGGCGTGCTCGTCGCGGAGATACGCGCTGAATACCCCGACTTCGACCCCAGCGACTCCTACGACATCGAGAGAACGCGAGACAATCTCCCCGATCGTCTCCCCGACGATCCGCTCGCGCAAGACACGTTCACGATGATGGCGGCGAGGTGCGCGGATGTCGCGGAGCGGCGCATCAGGGAGGCCGGAGGGCTTGTGCATACGTCGCGCGCGTTGTGGTTGCTGCCGCCGACGCCCGACGGCGATCCGTTGCTGCAAAGCCCGCTCCAGCGCGAGTGGCGCCGGAGCGCGAACAACCGCGTGCGGGCAGAAGAAGGGACCGTGCAGGCCGTGTCGTCCGTGTCGTCGAATCCGCCCGCGGGATACGGCTGGAAGCAGGCCGCTCGCTTCGCCAACGGCTACGAGATGGACGACTCGGGCGTCGACGCGATCAACAACCTTCCCAGGCAGTGGTACTCGACGCTCGGCGCGGGTCAACAGCCCGGCGACTGGGTGACCCTGAGCGTTGTGTATGACCGGCCCGTCGAGGTGTGGTCCGTGCTATTCATCGAGGGTTCCCACCACGACGATGGCGAGGTGCAGGGCGGGTGGTTCGATTCGGTGGTGTTCGAGGTGAAGGTCGGCGGCGTATGGATCGCGCCGGCCGGAGCGCCGGATCGTGCGCTCGACCCGGACATTCCCTTCCAGGCGGTTCAGTTCTTCCTCGATGCGCCGGCAATGGCGACAGCCGTGCGGGTGCGGGGAGGCGTGGGTGGAAGAAGCGCGTTTGTGACCTGCTCTGAGATCGACGCCCTCGGTTCGCCGATCCCGCGCCCCACCGTTTCGTTCGTGCTCGATCGAGGCGGCCGCTAGGAGCACAAGACGCACCCGGCGCCCTCCCGCATGGCGTCACGGGGAACGGCGGGTGTGGGATGGCGTGCGTTGGGGACCACGGGTATGTTGGTGCGGCGCTCCTGCGAGGCGCACAATGATGGACTGACCGCCGGTCGGGCCGGGTTTCCGGTTCACCGGTCATGCCGGAGGCCTCATTGCCACAGCCATCCCCACCTCTGGGCGAGTCTTCGTCCGCGGACGTCGCTCCGCGCTCGAATCCACTCCACTACCTCCGCCTCGCGCGCCCCCACCAGTGGGCCAAGAGCGCGTTCGTCCTCGTCGGGCCGCTCTACGGCATGAGCGACCACAAGGGAACGTGGCAGGAGTTGCTGCTGCCCGCCTTCGTCGCCGCCGGGGCTTTCGCGCTCGCCTCCAGCGCGTGCTACGTCGTCAACGACATCATGGACGCCGACGCCGACCGCGCACACCCCCGGAAACGCAACCGCCCGATCGCCTCGGGCGCGATCCGCCCAGCCTCGGCGTGGGTCTTCGCCGTCATGCTTGCCATCGCGGCAGGGCTGCTCCTGCTCGCCATCCCCGCTTCCGTCAGGCCCTGGGTCGCGCTCGCCGTCGGGTTGTACGTCCTCAATGTCTCGGCCTACTCCTGGCTCCTCAAGCACGTCGTCATCGCCGACGTGATCGGCCTGAGCCTCGGCTTCGTGCTGCGGGTGCTCGGCGGGTGCGCCGCCGCCGCCGTCGAGCCCAGCACCTGGCTCCTCAACTGCACCTTCTTCCTCGCCATGTTCCTCGCGTTCGGGAAACGACTGGGGGAACGCCGGTCCCTCGGCTCAGGCGAAGCAGCAGCAGCAGCTCGCGCGGTCCAGGGGGCATACACCTCCGACCTCCTCCGCATGGTCGTCGTCGTGACCGCCGTAGCAACGCTCCTCAGTTACGCCGGGTACGTCCAGGCGAAGGAAAACCTCTACTGGCAGGGGTTCAATCTCCTCTGGCTCACGGTCCTCCCGGCAACCTTCGGCCTGCTCCGGTGTATCGTCCTGCTGGAACGGGGCGACTTCGACGACCCGACGGAGCTGGCGCTGCACGACCGGGCCTTCCAACTCGCCGCGGGCGTCTTCGCCTTCCTGACGATCTGGCTTCTTGTCGCCTTTCGGCAGTGGGGAATGGCGGCAGACGCGATACCCTGATGCGGGGCAGCGCAACGCCCCGCGGCGACAAGTACCACCAGTCGGCCCACACACCGCAGGCCGCGAGCAGACACGACCACGAAGGAGTCCACCCATGACGTCTCGACACATCATCCGCAGGCTGACGCTCGCGGGCCTCGGCGGCGCCATCGTCCTCGCCGCCGTCGCCGGCCAGGCATACTCCACCCGCCCCCAGGCCGCGAACGACCCGCCCGCAGGCCAGCCCGACGCCGCCGAAATCCCCGACGCGGCCACCATCCAGGCCATGATGAGCTCACGCGGCGGGGCGCGGGGCGACCAGAACGACGACGGTCTCCGACCCTTCGACGAAGTCTCCAAGGGGTACCGCAAGGTCGTCTCCACCGCCGACGGCTCCGAGAGCTTCTACGGCCTCTGGGTCCGCGACAAGGACGGCCAGATGCTCGCCGAACTCCCGCGCGGATTCGACCGACAGCGGCACTTCATCGCCATGACCGTCGCGGGCGGAGACATCTGGGCCGGGCTTCAGGCAGGCGACCGCTACTTCTACTGGAAACGCTACGGCAACCGCCTCGCCATGATCGAGCCGAACTTCGCCACGCGCTCCACCGGCGATCAGGAGTCTCGCTCCTCCGTCAACCGCATCTTCACCGACCGCGTCATCCTCGACATCCCCATCCTCGCCAACGGCCCCAGCGGCCAGCCCGTCATCGACATGGACGAACTCCTTGTCGCGCAGGCCGGCACCTTCTTCGGCGCGCAGGCCCGCGGCGCCAACACACGCCTCGCCACCATCGCCAAGGCCAAGGCCTTCCCGGAGAACGTCGAGGTCGCCTTCGAGATGCCCGTCCAGGGCGGCGTCCTCCGCACCTTCCACTACTCCATCAGCCTCATCCCAGAGAACACCGGCTACAAGCCCCGCGTCGCCGACAACCGCGTCGGCTTCTTCACCACCAGCTACCGCGATCTCGGCAAGTTCGACGACGACGAGAAGTGGGTCCGCTACGTCAACCGCTGGAAACTCGAAAAGGCAGACCCCAAGCTCCGCCTCAGCCCGCCCAAGGAGCCGATCGTCTTCTACGTCGAGCACACCGTCCCGGTCCGCTACCGCCGGTGGGTCCGCGAGGGCGCGCTCCAGTGGAACAAGGCCTTCGAGCAGGTCGGGATCACCGGCGCGATCGAGGTCTACTACCAGGACAAGTCCACCGGCGCGCACATGGAGAAAGACCCCGAGGACAGACGCTACAACTTCCTCCGCTGGCTCTCCAACGACGTCTCCACCGCCATCGGACCCAGCCGCGTCCACCCCATGACAGGACAGATTCTCGACGCCGACGTCGTCCTCACCGACGGCTGGATCCGAGCCTTCTGGTACCAGTACAACAAGACTCTCCCCGAACTCGCCCTCGAAGGCTTCGCCCCCGACGCGCTCGCCTGGCTCGAGCAGAACCCCGAATGGGATCCGCGCATCCGCATGTCCTCCCCGGCGGAACGCGACCACATCCTCGCACAGCGCGCACGACGCGGCGTCCTCCCCTACGGCGGGCACCCCGCCGCGCTCGCCAACGCCGGCGGACTGGTCGGTGAGGGCGAATACGACGGACTCCTCGGACGAGTCAGCCAGATCAACGGCCTGTGCATGGCCTCCTACGGCAAGGCCATGGACCTCACCATCGCACGCGTCTTCTTCGACGTCATCGGCCTCCTCGACGAAGAGCCGGCCCAGGATTCCCCACGCCCCCGCCGAGGCGACCTGCCGCCCGAAGTCGTCGAGATGCTCAAGAAGCAACTCGCCGACGGAAACATCCCGCAGGGGCTCGCACCCGAAGTCCTCGCCATCCTCCAGGAGGGAGAACCGCAGCCCGAGGGAGAGCCGAAGACCGACGACGACAAGCCCAAGGAAGACAAGCCCAAGAAGGACGACGGCGACGTCCTCGACGGCGTCCCCGAGTGGTTCGTCGGACCCATGCTCCGCGAACTCGTCGCGCACGAGGTCGGCCACACCCTCGGCCTGCGCCACAACTTCGCCGCCTCCAGCGTCTACTCCCTCGCCGAGATCAACAGCGAGGAGTTCAAGGGCAGGAAGCCCTGGTCCGTCTCCGTCATGGACTACAACCCCGCGAACATCAACATGGGCGACGGCCCAATCCAGGGCGACTTCGCCGTCATCGACATCGGACCCTACGACATGTGGGCCATCCGCTACGGCTACGCCCTCGACGACAAGGCCGCACAGGAAGCGCTCAAGGAATCCGCCAAGCGCGAGCACCGCTACGCAACCGACGAGGACACCTGGGGACCGGACCCCGAGGCTCGACGCTACGACATGTCCTCCGACCCACTCGAATACGCCGAGAGCAGCGTCCGCCTCGCCGTCCACCTCCGACAGAAACTCCTCGACCGCTTCGTCAAGGACGGCGACTCCTGGGCCAAGGCTCGCCAAGGCTACATGGTCACGCTCGGCATGCAGACCCGCTCCAACAGCATGATGGCAAACTGGGTCGGCGGCGCCTTCGTCTACCGCGACAAGAAGGGCGACCCCGACGGTCGCGCCCCCATCGAGGTCGTCCCCGCCCAACGCCAGCGCCAGGCACTCAACTTCGTCATCGAGAACACCTTCCGCGACGAGGCCTTCGGCCTCACTCCCGAAGTCCTCCAGTACCTCACCATCGACAAGTGGTTCGACGACGGCGGCATGGCCGCCCTCTTCGAAGACCCCACCTGGCCTGTCCACGATCGCGTCATGGGCATCCAGGCCTCCACGCTCACCATGCTCATGAACCCCGTCACCCTCCAGCGCGTCTTCGACAACGAGTTCCGCGTCCCCGCAGATCAGGACGCCCTCACCCTCGTCGAACTCCTCGACACCGTCACCGAGGCCGTCTGGACCGAGGTCAACGGCACCCCCGACCGTCGCTACACCCCGCGCCAACCGATGGTCTCCAGCCTCCGCCGCAACCTCCAGCGCGAACACCTCGAACGCCTGATCTCGCTCGCGCTCCCGGGCGGCGCGTCCGGCGCGGCCGGCAAGCCCATCTCCGACCTCGCCACACTCACCCTGCGCCGACTCTCGCAACGTATCGAGAAGGCGACCGCCGCCGGCGCCAACATCGACGCCTACACACTCGCCCACCTCTCCGACGCCAAGGCCCGCATCGACAAGGCCCTCGAAGCCCAGTACATCTACAACGCACGCGACATCACCCGCGGACTCGGAGGCGGGGGCGTCGTCTTCCAACCCGCGCCAAACGACGACAACCGCCGCTGACGGCCCGACCCAGACTCCGTCGTGGGGGCGGGCGCCTTCCCTTCAAGGGGACGCGCCCGCCCCCGTTCGTTCCGCCTGCCTCCGTGGGGCGACCGAGTGCCCGCTTCCCGAAAACCGAAGGTCGCAATCCTCCACCACCTCGCCCGCACGGGCGGCACGCTCATGAGCCGATGCCTCGGCTCCATGCGCACCGTCCACCTCCTCAGCGAAGCCCATCCCCTCGGCATGCGCTGGATCAACCCGCTCCAGCAGGCCGTCGAGTGGCACCGTCTCATGACCGCAGCCGAGGCCCGCGCCATGCTCGCGCGCGGTCCCGTCCGCTTCGACACGCTCATCGAACTCCTCGCCGAACGCGCCGCCCAGCGCGGACGAACCCTCGTCGTCCGCGACTGGACCCACCTCGACTTCCACGGCGCACCCTACGCAGAGCCGGCCATGCGCTGCCGCACCGCCGTCGCGCTCGCGCAGGCCTGCCGCACCACACGCTACGCCACCGTCCGCCACCCCATCGACCAGTGGGTGAGCGTCAGCGCGCTGCCGCGCGTCCGCGAAACGCTCGGCATCGACGCCTACCTCGCCGGGTGCCACGCCTTCGCACGCACCGCCGCCCGCCTCGGCTTCGGACGCTACGAGGACTTCACCCGCGACCCCGAGGGCGAACTGCGGGCCATGTGCCGATGGCTCCGCGTCGAATACGACCCCTCCTGGCGCACGCGCTGGACCAGCAACACCCACGTCACCGGCGACACCGGACCCGACCGCGCACGCCCCACCGAAATCCGCCCCTCACGCCGGCGAACCATCGACCCGGGCATCCTCCGCGCGTTCGAACGCAACGACGACTACTGGGAAACGCTCCGCCTCCTCGGCTACGAACACCGACGCGCCCAGGCCGGCGGGGCGCCGGGCGGACGAGTCCTCCGCGCGCCGGGCCGGCGGTGGTGAGCGCTCATGCCGTCGGCGCAGGCTCCGCGGCGTCAGCACGCATGAAGAGCGGCTCCCCTTTCGCAATCCGCCGCCCGGGCCTGAGCGACCACGCCCCCCCCCACGCGGCCAGTTCCGCCAGCGGCGCCCCGAACCCCGAATCCGGGTCGTCAGGATCTTTCAGCGGCGAGCAGCTCCACGCCCGCCACAACGACGCCATCTTCGCCGGCATCGCCGGATACAGCAGCAGCGAGGCGATGCGGATCGCCTCGGCACACTGATACAGAATGGTGCCCAGGTCGCGGGCCGCCCCCGCGTCCGTCGCCATCGACTTGGCGAGCGCGAACGGCCTCGTCACGTTGATGAAAGAATCAACCCGACCGATCAGCCCGATCGCACCCCGGAGAGCGACATCGAACGCGAACGACGTCTCGAACGATCGCGCCGCCTCGACGGCCGCGACCGCGGAATGCTCCCAATCGAACTCCTGCAATCCGCCCATGCCGTCCGCAGCCTGAAAATCATCCCGACTCGCGGGAGCAGGCACGCTCCCGCCGAAGTACTTCTCGATCATGTTCCCCACCCGGCTCGCACAGTTCCCGATCCCGTTCGCAAGGTCAGCGTTGTACACCTCCACGAACCGCGCGTGCGCGAAGTCCGCGTCCGTCGCGCCCAGCGGCCCCTGCGTCGCCAGGTACCACCGCACCGCGTCGATCGAGTACCGCCGCCCGTACGCCTCCAGCAGGTCGATCTCGATGAAGTTGCCCAGGCTCTTGCTCATCTTCCGACCCTCGGCCACGAAGTACGCGTGCGCGTACACCGTCCCCGGCAACCCCTCCCCCAGCGCCATCAGCATCGCAGGCCAGATCACCGCGTGGAACCACAGGATGTCCTTCGCCATCACGTGCACCGTCGCCGGCCAATACCTCCGCCGCTCCGGCTCGTCCACCGCCGTCAGGTAGTTGCACAGCGCCTCGATCCACACGTACACCCGGTGCCCCGGATCGCCCGGCATCAGGATGCCCCAGTCCGCGTCCCCCTCCTTCACCGCCCGGCTCACCGGCACGTCGTTCAGCCCCTGCCGCAGACGGCCCAGCACCTCGTTCCGACGCGCCTCCGGCAGCACAAACTCCGGGTGCGCATCGAAGTGCGCCCGCAGCCGGTCCTCGTACCTGCTCAGCCGGAAGAAGTAGTTCTTCTCCGTGCGCTTCTCGAGCGGCTTGCCGGTAACGGGGCTTTTGAACCCGTGCTCCTTGGCGACCGTCTCCGTCAGGTACTCCTCCTGCGAGGCATCGAACCACCCCACGTAGTCCCCCAGGTACAC
This genomic stretch from Synechococcales cyanobacterium CNB harbors:
- a CDS encoding DUF5117 domain-containing protein; this encodes MTSRHIIRRLTLAGLGGAIVLAAVAGQAYSTRPQAANDPPAGQPDAAEIPDAATIQAMMSSRGGARGDQNDDGLRPFDEVSKGYRKVVSTADGSESFYGLWVRDKDGQMLAELPRGFDRQRHFIAMTVAGGDIWAGLQAGDRYFYWKRYGNRLAMIEPNFATRSTGDQESRSSVNRIFTDRVILDIPILANGPSGQPVIDMDELLVAQAGTFFGAQARGANTRLATIAKAKAFPENVEVAFEMPVQGGVLRTFHYSISLIPENTGYKPRVADNRVGFFTTSYRDLGKFDDDEKWVRYVNRWKLEKADPKLRLSPPKEPIVFYVEHTVPVRYRRWVREGALQWNKAFEQVGITGAIEVYYQDKSTGAHMEKDPEDRRYNFLRWLSNDVSTAIGPSRVHPMTGQILDADVVLTDGWIRAFWYQYNKTLPELALEGFAPDALAWLEQNPEWDPRIRMSSPAERDHILAQRARRGVLPYGGHPAALANAGGLVGEGEYDGLLGRVSQINGLCMASYGKAMDLTIARVFFDVIGLLDEEPAQDSPRPRRGDLPPEVVEMLKKQLADGNIPQGLAPEVLAILQEGEPQPEGEPKTDDDKPKEDKPKKDDGDVLDGVPEWFVGPMLRELVAHEVGHTLGLRHNFAASSVYSLAEINSEEFKGRKPWSVSVMDYNPANINMGDGPIQGDFAVIDIGPYDMWAIRYGYALDDKAAQEALKESAKREHRYATDEDTWGPDPEARRYDMSSDPLEYAESSVRLAVHLRQKLLDRFVKDGDSWAKARQGYMVTLGMQTRSNSMMANWVGGAFVYRDKKGDPDGRAPIEVVPAQRQRQALNFVIENTFRDEAFGLTPEVLQYLTIDKWFDDGGMAALFEDPTWPVHDRVMGIQASTLTMLMNPVTLQRVFDNEFRVPADQDALTLVELLDTVTEAVWTEVNGTPDRRYTPRQPMVSSLRRNLQREHLERLISLALPGGASGAAGKPISDLATLTLRRLSQRIEKATAAGANIDAYTLAHLSDAKARIDKALEAQYIYNARDITRGLGGGGVVFQPAPNDDNRR
- a CDS encoding sulfotransferase, which translates into the protein MPASRKPKVAILHHLARTGGTLMSRCLGSMRTVHLLSEAHPLGMRWINPLQQAVEWHRLMTAAEARAMLARGPVRFDTLIELLAERAAQRGRTLVVRDWTHLDFHGAPYAEPAMRCRTAVALAQACRTTRYATVRHPIDQWVSVSALPRVRETLGIDAYLAGCHAFARTAARLGFGRYEDFTRDPEGELRAMCRWLRVEYDPSWRTRWTSNTHVTGDTGPDRARPTEIRPSRRRTIDPGILRAFERNDDYWETLRLLGYEHRRAQAGGAPGGRVLRAPGRRW
- a CDS encoding methionine--tRNA ligase gives rise to the protein MMSRTFSGVPPARASPAASERPSVAYLRRRLTGPPQAMAVAPLPTVCPGARVQRSHAASRPVCAQRFPLFSLPQGVGKPKRTGPKRQVRDGERYPRIIRTCPIVPSHLGHLPACSGHDRLGGTREDAGACTRRSGCADAVDPAGRDPGGMRWARIVGEADRQRIDFTRQRRSRCQGRRVAGAAERSKRWRGVRRGCRLSEAFGLHSPSTIRPMPAQPYYVTTPIYYVNDRPHIGHCYTTVVADVAARFARLLGRDVFFLTGTDEHAEKVVSTARERGLTPRQWADANAEQFRRAFRLMGVAESDFMRTSEDRHKTRASAYIRRLMDSGDVYLGDYVGWFDASQEEYLTETVAKEHGFKSPVTGKPLEKRTEKNYFFRLSRYEDRLRAHFDAHPEFVLPEARRNEVLGRLRQGLNDVPVSRAVKEGDADWGILMPGDPGHRVYVWIEALCNYLTAVDEPERRRYWPATVHVMAKDILWFHAVIWPAMLMALGEGLPGTVYAHAYFVAEGRKMSKSLGNFIEIDLLEAYGRRYSIDAVRWYLATQGPLGATDADFAHARFVEVYNADLANGIGNCASRVGNMIEKYFGGSVPAPASRDDFQAADGMGGLQEFDWEHSAVAAVEAARSFETSFAFDVALRGAIGLIGRVDSFINVTRPFALAKSMATDAGAARDLGTILYQCAEAIRIASLLLYPAMPAKMASLWRAWSCSPLKDPDDPDSGFGAPLAELAAWGGAWSLRPGRRIAKGEPLFMRADAAEPAPTA